CAGCGGGTTTCGGAACTGGACGAACATCGCGAAGCAGAAATTGTCGTCTACTGTCATCACGGCATGCGGAGTCTGCAAGTCACCGCTTGGTTGCAGCAGGAAGGTTTTACCAATGTTAAAAGCATGCAGGGAGGCATCGACGCCTGGTCTTGTGAGATCGATGATTCCAAAGCGCGATATTGAATGGCGGCAGTAAAATCGGCTTGATATAATTTTTGAACCACTTTGATTCTTTCACTTTGATCTCTACATTGGGAGTTGAGCATGTCATACGAGCAGGTACTGTTTTTGTTTCCGGTCATCGCAGGCATGGTCTTCAGCAATGCCACCAACAGCGTCGCAGCTGAAAAACCACTCGTCTTTATCTCCGCATTTGCCCCGGGTGACAAAGGGGCCATACATGCTTATGAGTTCAATCCCGAAACCGGAGAATTGAAACTGGTCGAACGAACCACCAATGTGGAACATCCCTTTTTTCTGGCGGTTTCGCCCGATAACAAGTACCTGTATTCGATTCATGCTCCCGGGAAATTTGGAGGCAAAGACAACGAATATGTGTCTGCCTTTGAGCTACAGGGGCGCACCGGCAAATTGAAACTGTTGAACCGGCAATCCTCACTGGGAACCGCGTCCTGTTACCTGGATATCGATCAATCCGGCAAATCGGTTGTCGTCGCCAATTATACCACTGGCAGCATTGCCTCGTTGCCTGTCAAAAAAGATGGCTCGCTGGAAGAAGCCGCCACGTTTGCTCAACACACCGGTTCCAGCGTAAATCCTAAGCGTCAGAAAGAACCACACGCGCATTGCAGCGTCATCAGTCCCGATCAAAAATTTGTTTTCGCCGCTGATCTGGGCTTGGATAAAATCATGGCCTATGAACTCGATTCGAAAACAGCCAAACTCACTCCCAGCCCTCAGCCTTTTGTCCGCACGATTCCCGGTGCCGGCCCAAGGCATCTGACGTTTCACCCCAATGGTAAACAGCTTTACGTGATCAACGAGCTCAAAAACTCCATCACCGAATTCGACTTTGATCCCCAAACCGGCACGCTGATTGAGCAGGAAACCATTTCCACGCTGCCCGAAGACTTCGAAGGGACGAGCTACTGTGCCGATCTGAAGATCACTCCTGATGGCCGCTTTCTCTACGGGACAAATCGCGGGCATGACAGCATCGCCGCCTATCGAATTGACGATGATGGAAAATTGAGCCTGTTGGAAATCGAACCCAGTCTTGGTAAAGGGCCCCAAAACCTGGCCATTACCGCAGATGGGAAATATCTGCTCTGTGCCAATATGCCCGGCAATAATGTGATCGTATTTCAAATCGACGATCAAAGTGGCAAACTGACACCTGTGGGAGATCCCACTTCCATTCCCAGCCCGTCCTGCATTATGATTCGCTAAAGCCAGCTGTCAGGAGGAAGAAAGATTCGACGAATGCAATCTCAGGTTGACTGATCGGCGTCTGCCTGGGAATTCGCTTCGCCTTCGTCATCCCCGTGTTTGGAATCGTATTGATCCATCAGCATCGAAGGGCATGTTTCTTCCTGATCACACTGTTTGCAGACAATGTGAATCAGTTCAGGGCCGGCCAGCTTTAACTGTTTCTCTTCACAAAACTGATACAGTTCTTTTAAGTGCGTGCAAACCATAACGATACCATTCCTTATTTATGATACGATCACTTGAGCCAACCAAATAGAATGACTTGTGATGATGTTTGAATTGTTTCGACCGTATTGTTGTTCGCCGGTCCCTGCTCTTGCAAGAGCAAATTATCTGATTTGATCTAGATCCAGTGGAATCCAGTCAGTTCAACATGTTTTAAAGCTTGAACAAGCAGCCTCTGTTTCCAGAAAATTGATTCCCGTTGGTTGCCCCATTCACCGGCCTGGGTTTAGGATGATGAGAATACAAAGCCGAACTAATATTTAGATTTACAAGTCTTTTCACAACCTACGATCTATCACGCGCTCCGATAACAGAATTAAAAATCACTTTTGAAGCAGGCCCAACATGAATCCTCCCGGCAATCAATGGACGTTTCTGCATGTCAATGACAGTCATATGGGAACCGCACGTTCCTATCGGTTCCGCCCCGCCATTAATAAACGCTGGGCGGCGATTAAACAGCAGATGTCGGAAATCGACGCCGATCTACTACTACACGGTGGCGATCTGACACGCGACGGCGACACTCACGAATTCGAATATCAACAGGCCCGCGAAGATCTGGATACGCTCCCCTTCCCCACGTTTGTCATTCCCGGCAACATGGATGTCGGCAACAAGCATGCCTCACAAACCGGAGTCAAGCATCGCTGGGATCCGAAGGGGCTTGGCTGGAACGACCCCGATCTGAATATGACAGCCAAACGCCTGGACCTGTTCAGCAATTATTTTGGCCCGCTACAATGGTCGTTCCTGCATCGTAATATCCGATTTACCGGCTTCTATGCCGCGGTCGCAGGGACAGGACTGCCTCACGAAGCACGCTTCTGGCGAATGCTGGAACGGCTGCCCGATCTTCCCGCGGCAAAACACCATGTCGCCGTCATGCATTATTGGCCGTTCATGGAACATCCCGATGAACCAGCCTGGGATCTGACGGACGGCGATCAGTATGACAACTGGTATTTCTCGATTGATCCGCCTCATCGACAACGTTTATGGGAAATTCTCAAAGCCTCGAATGTGGAAATTCTGTTCTGCGGTCACGTTCATACAGGACGTCCCGTCCAACACATCGATGGGATTCGACTCTACCGCACGCAGGCAGCCGGGAATACGGGGCAACTGGCTGAACGCTGGCCTGAGGCGGATACCAGTTTCGGCTTTCACCGCTGTGATGTCACAGACTCAGGCATTGACGTGACCTACATTCGGGGAAATGACCAATGCGAAGAATTCGGCACCTTCGGCCCGCTGGGACATCCCCCCATTGAAGAACGCGATTATTCCGTCGCCGAGGAACAACCCCCAATCCAACCTGATGCAGATTTATAAAAAAAGTGGAGTCAACTGTGAGAGTCTCTGTCTACATCGCCACCAGTCTGGATGGATTCATTGCCCGAAAAAATGGCGACCTGGACTGGCTACCCGGCAGTGATGGTACCAGTGAGCAAAGTGAAGAAGATTTTGGATATCACGAGTTCATGGACTCGGTCGATGTCCTGATCATGGGCCACCATACTTTTGAAACAGTTCTCGCCTTCGGAATCGAATGGCCTTACAGCGAAAAACGGGTGATTGTACTCAGCAGTCAGCTTCTTCAAATCCCCAGCGATTTACCGGCGACAGTGGAAGCATCATCCTGCTCTCCTGCCGACCTGATTCAACAACTTTCTGATGAGGGATACCAACGTGCCTACATCGATGGCGGAAAAACCATTCAGAGTTTTCTCAAGGCGGGACTCATACAGGACATGATCATCACGCGCATTCCCATCCTGATAGGCAGCGGCATTTCTCTCTTTGGGCCTATCGACAACGATCGAAAACTTCGTCACATCAACACCCGCACATTTGAAAATGGATTCGTGCAAAGCCAATACGAGCTGGAAAATGAAACAGGCACTTTTCCATTTTTTAATTTGAAGTGAATTACGCGTGTTTCATCTTCCCTCTTGAGTCACCCAGAAACTATAGTGATTCACATCTCGGAACTCTATTGAGGATGGTCCGTTTTAACTCACTTCCCCGATATTGATTCATTGGAAAGGAACTCGCATGACTCTTCGCTTTGCAATTCTCGCAGCCGTCTTCTGCGTTCTTACAAATCCCCTACTATTCGCCGAAGATAAGTCAACCGAAGCGGATGCTGAACTCTTGAAAGCAGTCAAAAAGCTGGATGAAGCGTTCTCAAAGCGGGACAAAGAAACAATTCGCAAAATGACCGATCGTCGGCATATGTCGATCTCCCCCTCTTATCAATTTTTTAACCAGAAAGATCAGTTAAAAGCCCTTCCCGAACTCAAACTGAGTCTTTTTAAGACCGGTAAAAAAACGATCATTCACACTACGCCCCGCTCGGCCCTGATCACCTACGAAGCCAATATCGAAGGCACCTTCGAAGGTAAACAACTCGCGAAGCATGTGCAGATTGTCGAGTGCTGGATCAAACGCAAAGGAAACTGGATCGAAGTCTCATACCAGGAAACTCCGCTTCCTTAATCTTCCCACATCCAAGTAGACGGCATTCCATTGGAATTCCTGGCAGTAAACGGTCTCTGGATTCAAGAGGCATTTGCTGCCTCTTGAATCCAGCCTTGCAACATTTCTCGCATCAGGACCAGTTCGCGAAACAATTGCTTACGATCTTTGTTGGCATGCTCAAAGCACCACGGCCCGCGAAAACCGGCATTCCAGCCAATCTCGAAACAGCGTTTGAGATCATACAACGGATGCTCTCCCTGCGGGCCCAGATTTCGTGCTTTAAAATCACAGGTCACTGCAATCGGAAAGGTCTGTTCCAACCCGGCATAACGGATCGGCTCACTATCCCAGTTTCCGGTATCGGGACAAGCGGCGACATTGTGGCCAATGGCTTCCACCAGCTTGACGACCGATGCCGGATCGTCCTGCATCCAGCCATAATTTTCCACAAGCAACTGCACATTCCGTTCTGCTCCGTAATCGCATAACTCACGATAACTGGCAATATGAATTTTCATATCAGGTCGTTTTACAAGTGGTAATGGGCGTGCCCATTTCAGCCCCAGGTGTGAGGCGACGTCGATGGACTCTTTGTAAGTTGTCAGTGCTTTGGTACGTGTGGCTGCATCCGAACTGTTCATATCCAGATTACGCTGGTTCATTTTCAAATTGGTTAAGACACAACCCGCCTTGTCCGCTGCAGCCCGGACCTGATCGAGATATTTTTTGTCCGTCGACGCCAGGGTTGATGTATTCAGGTCTATCACCGTCATCCCGAGTTCATTTCGCAGAATTCGGGGAAGTTCCAGCAGCGTAATTTTCCCTTTTGTCGCCTGTGGAGCGATGTGCCCTGAAAATGAGGAAGTCGTAATCCCCAGCGTTTTGTTGAGTGGGTTATTTTTCCGCGGCTTGCTTTCGGAATCCGCTTTGAGCGAGGCTGTTCCCAAACAAGAAGCGACCAAAGCACCACTGCCCGCATTCAAAAACTCTCTTCGCGAAATTTTCATTTTTGCTTCTCCGAACAAATACGGTACAATCAAATTTCAATCATAGAGCCTGTTATCGTACGCGATTTTGTAGAACAATGTCATCTACAAAAAGATATTTTCGCTCTGCAACAAATTCGTTGAAACGCAAAACCATGATGCGGGGTATCACTTTCTGAGCTCTTGCCGCCGTCATAGTATCGAAACCATCACTTCTAAAATGGAATTCTGATGAAGCTTCCTGTTCGAATGCCGTTAATGTTGCTACTGATCACTGCAACCTGCCACTCTCTGATTTTTGCCTCAGAGAGAGATACTCCCCGACCCAAAATAGGCTCAAATGCAGGAACGCTCCAGTTTAAAGACATTCGCTACCTGACCCGCTCGTTAAGTGACTTCAAAGAACCAAAGGCTTTCGTTCTCATCGCCTGTAATACCACCTGCCCGTTAGTGAAACGTTATCTGCCAAAACTAAAACGTCTTGAACAAAAATATGGTCCGCAGGGAGTTCAGTTTATCGCTTTGCATACCGGGCCTTTTGACTCGATTCGGGAAATCGCTGAATTTGGTATCGAACACGAGATTCCGTTCCCCAATGTTCAGGACATCAAAAGTCGTTCCGTGCAGGCGCTCGGTTTAGAGCGGACTCCCGAAGTCGCTGTGCTCGATGCACAGTACCAGCTCCGCTACCGCGGCCGCATTGATGATCAGTATCGCATCGGCGGCTCCCTGCCCCGGGCAACGCAGAACAATCTCGTCGACGCACTCGAAGCCGTTTTGAAAAATGAGCCGGTGGAAGTTCCTGAGACCAACGTCGATGGCTGCACGATTACGCCACATAATCCCCAACGCGTCGCGAAATCAGTGACCTACTATGCTGACATTGAGCCGTTAATCAAACAACATTGTGTCGACTGCCATCGCGCGGGCACTGAAGCGCCCTTTGCTTTAACGACATTGAAAGAAGTGCAAAACAACGGTGCGATGATCGCCGAGGTCGTCTTTGATCAGCGCATGCCCCCCTGGTATGGCGGCACGTCCCACGCCGAGTTTGCGAACCACAGGAGCATGACTCGCAAAGAACGCACACTCGTTGCCGACTGGTTCCAAGCCGGTATGCCCGCCGGCGAAGAACCGGACGACCCCGCTCCTGTGGTTTCTGCCGAAGTCGGTAAATGGATCATCGGCGAACCCGATCTGAAAATCAGCATGCTCGAAACCCATACGCTGCCAGCGGACGGATATATCCCCTACCGCTACACTGTGCTGCCGTTCATTTTCCCGGAAGATACCTGGGTTTCCTCGATTGAAATCAAACCGGATAATCCGAGCGTCGTACATCACTGCAATATGGCCGCCGTCAGTCTCGCGAAAAAATGGGATGAATCGAATTTCATCACTGGCAAAGTACCTGGCTCCGGTCCCACCATGCTGCCCGAGGGACTGGGAATTCTGATTCCCAAAGGGAGTGCCCTCGCGCTACAGATCCATTACACATCTACCGGAAAGCCAGAAAAATGCAAAATCTCGGTCGGCTTTAAATACGTGCAAGGCAAAGTACAGAAACGCTATCGCTTTCTGATCATCAAGAATACAAAGTTCAAAATCCCCCCCGGCGCCCCGCATCACGAAGTCAGTAATTCGAAAACGCTTGACCGCGATGCCCACGGCATCGGCCTGTTCGCTCACATGCATTTGCGCGGCAAAGACCTCTCATTCCGCGCCCACTATCCAGACGGAAAAGATGAGACGCTACTCGTGATCCCCAACTACAATTTTGACTGGCAGATCGGCTATCTCTGGAAAGACCAGCGCAATTTCTTCCCTAAAGGAACCCGCGTGGAAGCGATCGCTCATTATGACAATTCCGCCTTCAATCCTTATAACCCGGATCCAACCGTCAGCGTCAGAAACGGCCCGCAAACCTACCACGAAATGATGTACGCGTTTTTCTTCTACACTTACGCCGACGAACAGCTGAATTTGGAGATTGATCCGAAAACTGGTCAGGCAGTGAAGTAGTTCAAGAAAGAAATGATTCTCGAAGTTTGAGATCTTATATGCATGAGCACGGTCTAGCATGGCTCTGGAGCCCAAGCCGATTTGAACTGACCCTGTTACTTGCAATCATTTTTATTAGCGCTTGTTTCATTTCAGATCACCTTGGTCTCAGCTTCTGGGATCTGGCAGGGAAATCTGATGAAGATGGTAAATACTCAATCAAGCAGCAATTACTCAGAATTTTTTTATTCCTGAATCTGCTTCTTTTTACGCTCGTCATCATAAGTGCATTCTTATAGAAAATTGACATCCCTTTTCGAAGGCGCGCAAAAAAAGCCTCACTCGGACATTTCTGTCTGAGTGAGGCTTTCGTATAGCAAAAGGTTGGTGGTCAAGTTTTAAGAGCTTCGTCCTAAAAAGGTTGTTGATAAGGCTGCTATTGATCAACAGCCATCAATTATCCTTAGAAAGGAGGTGATCCAGCCGCAGGTTCCCCTACG
This genomic interval from Gimesia alba contains the following:
- a CDS encoding rhodanese-like domain-containing protein; this encodes MHPLEIDCQTVKQKLDTNHHFVLLDCREQDEYNLVHIPECRLLPMSEIQQRVSELDEHREAEIVVYCHHGMRSLQVTAWLQQEGFTNVKSMQGGIDAWSCEIDDSKARY
- a CDS encoding lactonase family protein, translated to MSYEQVLFLFPVIAGMVFSNATNSVAAEKPLVFISAFAPGDKGAIHAYEFNPETGELKLVERTTNVEHPFFLAVSPDNKYLYSIHAPGKFGGKDNEYVSAFELQGRTGKLKLLNRQSSLGTASCYLDIDQSGKSVVVANYTTGSIASLPVKKDGSLEEAATFAQHTGSSVNPKRQKEPHAHCSVISPDQKFVFAADLGLDKIMAYELDSKTAKLTPSPQPFVRTIPGAGPRHLTFHPNGKQLYVINELKNSITEFDFDPQTGTLIEQETISTLPEDFEGTSYCADLKITPDGRFLYGTNRGHDSIAAYRIDDDGKLSLLEIEPSLGKGPQNLAITADGKYLLCANMPGNNVIVFQIDDQSGKLTPVGDPTSIPSPSCIMIR
- a CDS encoding metallophosphoesterase family protein → MNPPGNQWTFLHVNDSHMGTARSYRFRPAINKRWAAIKQQMSEIDADLLLHGGDLTRDGDTHEFEYQQAREDLDTLPFPTFVIPGNMDVGNKHASQTGVKHRWDPKGLGWNDPDLNMTAKRLDLFSNYFGPLQWSFLHRNIRFTGFYAAVAGTGLPHEARFWRMLERLPDLPAAKHHVAVMHYWPFMEHPDEPAWDLTDGDQYDNWYFSIDPPHRQRLWEILKASNVEILFCGHVHTGRPVQHIDGIRLYRTQAAGNTGQLAERWPEADTSFGFHRCDVTDSGIDVTYIRGNDQCEEFGTFGPLGHPPIEERDYSVAEEQPPIQPDADL
- a CDS encoding dihydrofolate reductase family protein — encoded protein: MRVSVYIATSLDGFIARKNGDLDWLPGSDGTSEQSEEDFGYHEFMDSVDVLIMGHHTFETVLAFGIEWPYSEKRVIVLSSQLLQIPSDLPATVEASSCSPADLIQQLSDEGYQRAYIDGGKTIQSFLKAGLIQDMIITRIPILIGSGISLFGPIDNDRKLRHINTRTFENGFVQSQYELENETGTFPFFNLK
- a CDS encoding nuclear transport factor 2 family protein, producing the protein MTLRFAILAAVFCVLTNPLLFAEDKSTEADAELLKAVKKLDEAFSKRDKETIRKMTDRRHMSISPSYQFFNQKDQLKALPELKLSLFKTGKKTIIHTTPRSALITYEANIEGTFEGKQLAKHVQIVECWIKRKGNWIEVSYQETPLP
- a CDS encoding sugar phosphate isomerase/epimerase family protein, with protein sequence MKISRREFLNAGSGALVASCLGTASLKADSESKPRKNNPLNKTLGITTSSFSGHIAPQATKGKITLLELPRILRNELGMTVIDLNTSTLASTDKKYLDQVRAAADKAGCVLTNLKMNQRNLDMNSSDAATRTKALTTYKESIDVASHLGLKWARPLPLVKRPDMKIHIASYRELCDYGAERNVQLLVENYGWMQDDPASVVKLVEAIGHNVAACPDTGNWDSEPIRYAGLEQTFPIAVTCDFKARNLGPQGEHPLYDLKRCFEIGWNAGFRGPWCFEHANKDRKQLFRELVLMREMLQGWIQEAANAS
- a CDS encoding redoxin domain-containing protein — encoded protein: MKLPVRMPLMLLLITATCHSLIFASERDTPRPKIGSNAGTLQFKDIRYLTRSLSDFKEPKAFVLIACNTTCPLVKRYLPKLKRLEQKYGPQGVQFIALHTGPFDSIREIAEFGIEHEIPFPNVQDIKSRSVQALGLERTPEVAVLDAQYQLRYRGRIDDQYRIGGSLPRATQNNLVDALEAVLKNEPVEVPETNVDGCTITPHNPQRVAKSVTYYADIEPLIKQHCVDCHRAGTEAPFALTTLKEVQNNGAMIAEVVFDQRMPPWYGGTSHAEFANHRSMTRKERTLVADWFQAGMPAGEEPDDPAPVVSAEVGKWIIGEPDLKISMLETHTLPADGYIPYRYTVLPFIFPEDTWVSSIEIKPDNPSVVHHCNMAAVSLAKKWDESNFITGKVPGSGPTMLPEGLGILIPKGSALALQIHYTSTGKPEKCKISVGFKYVQGKVQKRYRFLIIKNTKFKIPPGAPHHEVSNSKTLDRDAHGIGLFAHMHLRGKDLSFRAHYPDGKDETLLVIPNYNFDWQIGYLWKDQRNFFPKGTRVEAIAHYDNSAFNPYNPDPTVSVRNGPQTYHEMMYAFFFYTYADEQLNLEIDPKTGQAVK